The window AGCGCGACTCCGCGGTGAAGGCGATGGCGCGTACGCTCGACTCCGCATCAGCCGCAGAGCCGTGGATTCACTTCTTCCTCGACTATGATCCGCTCGCGACGGCGAAGCGCGTGAAGCAACCCGTACTCATTCTCCAGGGCGCGACCGACAAACAGGTCACACCGGAGCAGGCAGCGGAGCTTGCGGCGGCCTTTCGCTCGGGCGGCGACAATGATGTCACGATGAAGGCATTTCCCTCGACGGATCATCTTTTCCTCGCTGATCCCGTGGGAAACCCAAGTGGATACGCGAGTCTTCCCTCGAAGAATGTGCGTGTCGAAGTGCTAGGAATGATTGCCGATTGGCTTGCCGCGCGGCTGCGGTGAGTGGCTGGTTGTTGGTTCTTGGTTGTTGGCGAATGCTTGTCGGTGAATGCGATTTGAGATCGCTGAGCAGCAGCCACCAACCACCAACCACCAGCAACCAATCACCAATTTCATAGGGAAAACGATGTGCTTCCCTATTGCGCTCAGGAACGGCCGACATACTTTTCGCCCCGATAGCCGTTCGTGTTCAGAGTGAAAACGAGCGACTTTCAGAGGGAAAACAGTACACCATTCCATCTACCGGGAGAGAGAATGGCAGCGAAAAAAGCAAAGCGGGGCGGCGCCAAGCGCGGTGCGAAACGTGGTGCGAAGAAGGCACGTGGTAGCGCGCGCAAGGCGGGTCGGAAGCGCACCGGTGCGAAGCGCGCACCGAATCCTGCGTTCATGAAGCCGATGCAGCCGGATGCTGCGCTTGGCGCCGTCGTCGGGAACAGCCCGATGCCGCGCACCGAAATCACGAAGAAGTTGTGGCAGTACATCAAGCGGAATGGCTGCCAGGACCAGAAGGAGCGTCGGATGATCAACGCCGACGACAAGCTCCGCCCCGTCTTCGGCGGCAAAAACAAAGTCTCGATGTTCGAGATGACCAAGCTCGTCAACAAGCACATGAAGTAAGCCACCGCTGGTTTGCACTCGGAGGGGGGACGTGCGCATCGCACGCCCCCCCGCTGCGTTTCAGGAGCACTAGATTCCCACGCCATGGCGAAAGGCGCGCCCAAGTCCACCAAAC of the Gemmatimonadaceae bacterium genome contains:
- a CDS encoding SWIB/MDM2 domain-containing protein, translated to MAAKKAKRGGAKRGAKRGAKKARGSARKAGRKRTGAKRAPNPAFMKPMQPDAALGAVVGNSPMPRTEITKKLWQYIKRNGCQDQKERRMINADDKLRPVFGGKNKVSMFEMTKLVNKHMK